Proteins encoded by one window of Phytohabitans houttuyneae:
- a CDS encoding zf-HC2 domain-containing protein: MNDRLLEYATGALDPTEHAEVDTHLAECAQCRADVAAWRVLGDTSRDPDPPGPDMVHRVLLRSALSGPPPPTRRPAWFSLALLRAEARLVRPAVPIASALVMALGVVVAATAAGSGGQVLALVAPVVAALGIAGMYGPRRDPAFEVVAATPTAPALILLTRIALVFGYDLVLALAASGVLAALGGDAGGLFALVDAWLGPMALLSALSLVLAVWIGADAAAGVAVVLWSLRVLAGGLFQDAGWALDAVGLVWSTNAGTVLAAAALTALAVFLAGRGEPIRRHRATHPT, from the coding sequence ATGAACGACAGGCTTCTGGAGTACGCGACCGGCGCGCTCGACCCCACCGAGCACGCCGAGGTCGACACGCACCTGGCGGAGTGCGCCCAGTGCCGTGCCGACGTGGCGGCCTGGCGCGTGCTCGGCGACACAAGCCGCGATCCGGACCCGCCCGGGCCGGACATGGTCCACCGGGTACTGCTGCGCAGCGCGCTCTCCGGGCCGCCGCCGCCCACCCGGCGGCCGGCGTGGTTTTCCCTCGCGCTGCTGCGGGCCGAGGCGCGGCTCGTACGCCCGGCGGTGCCGATCGCCTCCGCGCTGGTGATGGCGCTCGGTGTGGTGGTCGCCGCCACCGCCGCGGGTTCGGGCGGACAGGTGCTCGCGCTCGTGGCGCCGGTCGTGGCGGCGCTCGGCATCGCCGGCATGTACGGGCCGAGGCGTGACCCGGCCTTCGAGGTGGTCGCCGCGACGCCGACCGCGCCGGCTCTGATCCTGCTCACCCGGATCGCGCTCGTCTTCGGGTACGACCTGGTGCTCGCGCTCGCCGCCTCGGGCGTGCTAGCCGCGCTGGGCGGTGATGCGGGCGGACTCTTCGCGCTGGTCGACGCGTGGCTCGGGCCGATGGCGCTGCTGTCCGCGCTGAGCCTCGTGCTCGCGGTGTGGATCGGCGCCGACGCGGCGGCCGGCGTGGCGGTGGTGCTGTGGTCGCTGCGCGTCCTGGCCGGCGGGCTCTTCCAGGACGCCGGCTGGGCGCTCGACGCCGTAGGGCTTGTGTGGTCGACGAACGCGGGCACCGTGCTGGCCGCCGCCGCGCTCACCGCGCTCGCGGTTTTTCTCGCCGGCCGGGGTGAACCGATCCGCCGCCACCGCGCTACCCACCCCACGTGA
- a CDS encoding RNA polymerase sigma factor codes for MDDDAALLALVARGDGGALARLYQAYAGRLFGYLLRLAGDRMVAEEILQDTMLAVWRSAGGFAGGSAVSTWLFGIARRQAYYRLRGQPPPAPYEAVDRPDPAPGPEELAIAAAGGSPLAGAVGDLPDHQRDVVALVFVAGLPLAEAAAVLGVPVGTVKSRLHHARAALARTLATQGVPE; via the coding sequence ATGGACGACGACGCGGCCCTGCTCGCGCTGGTGGCGCGTGGTGACGGTGGCGCGCTGGCGCGGCTGTACCAGGCGTACGCCGGCCGCCTCTTCGGTTACCTGCTGCGACTGGCCGGTGACCGGATGGTCGCGGAGGAGATCCTGCAGGACACGATGCTGGCGGTCTGGCGTTCGGCCGGCGGGTTCGCGGGCGGGTCGGCGGTCTCGACGTGGCTGTTCGGCATCGCCCGCCGCCAGGCGTACTACCGGCTGCGCGGCCAGCCACCACCCGCGCCGTACGAGGCGGTCGACCGTCCGGACCCGGCACCCGGGCCGGAAGAGCTGGCGATCGCCGCCGCCGGTGGCAGCCCGTTGGCCGGCGCCGTCGGCGACCTGCCGGACCACCAGCGGGACGTCGTCGCGCTGGTCTTCGTCGCCGGGCTGCCACTCGCCGAGGCGGCCGCCGTCCTCGGTGTACCGGTGGGCACGGTCAAGAGCCGGCTGCACCACGCCCGGGCCGCGCTGGCCCGCACGCTCGCCACCCAGGGGGTGCCGGAATGA